Proteins encoded by one window of Sardina pilchardus chromosome 7, fSarPil1.1, whole genome shotgun sequence:
- the LOC134087078 gene encoding uncharacterized protein LOC134087078 isoform X1 has protein sequence MYSQLMYCICVFLPKSMAENTEGCPPKRRAWVAYSQAPGSTHYDLNAFPKLKRKQSDHKKRSEQGGGAPRPHLSHTLAQQLQESDPTEGVSGGNPEGDEQEDIPARDEQEDIPVEENVVPFTDTDTYQCLLLESERVLVVGGGTMFVLNHYNMVTKCLDNDKLVVVERRPVVFQQCWSYVYKCSCDHHHGRLVEALSSNLEQSFGETSCIHVKALTQVLHNLNVPEVPEVPANQEDGNVLFFFYCYFLLC, from the exons ATGTACTCACAactaatgtactgtatttgtgtgtttctacCCAAGAGTATGGCTGAGAATACAGAAG GGTGTCCTCCAAAACGGCGCGCCTGGGTGGCATACAGCCAGGCCCCTGGAAGTACCCACTATGACCTTAACGCCTTCCCTAAATTAAAGCGCAAGCAATCG GATCACAAAAAGAGGTCAGAACAGGGAGGGGGCGCACCACGGCCTCACCTTAGCCACACCTTGGCTCAGCAGCTACAAGAAAGTGATCCAACAGAGGGGGTGTCAGGAGGGAATCCCGAGGGGGATGAGCAGGAGGACATCCCTGCGAGGGATGAGCAGGAGGACATCCCTGTGGAGGAAAATGTG GTAccattcacagacacagacacatatcagTGTCTGTTGCTGGAGAGTGAACGTGTCTTGGTGGTTGGTGGTGGGACCATGTTTGTCCTCAACCACTACAACATGGTGACAAAGTGTTTGGAT AACGACAAACTGGTGGTTGTGGAAAGGAGGCCTGTTGTTTTTCAACAGTGCTGGTCCTACGTTTACAAATGCTCCTGCGACCATCACCATGGGAGGCTTGTGGAAGCTCTTTCCAGCAACCTTGAGCAGTCCTTTGGCG AAACCAGCTGCATCCATGTGAAGGCCCTGACACAAGTGCTGCACAACTTAAATGTGCCTGAGGTGCCTGAGGTGCCTGCGAATCAGGAAGATGGTaatgtactgttttttttttattgttattttttactGTGTTAG
- the LOC134087078 gene encoding uncharacterized protein LOC134087078 isoform X2, translating to MYSQLMYCICVFLPKSMAENTEGCPPKRRAWVAYSQAPGSTHYDLNAFPKLKRKQSDHKKRSEQGGGAPRPHLSHTLAQQLQESDPTEGVSGGNPEGDEQEDIPARDEQEDIPVEENVVPFTDTDTYQCLLLESERVLVVGGGTMFVLNHYNMVTKCLDNDKLVVVERRPVVFQQCWSYVYKCSCDHHHGRLVEALSSNLEQSFGETSCIHVKALTQVLHNLNVPEVPEVPANQEDGPLTQ from the exons ATGTACTCACAactaatgtactgtatttgtgtgtttctacCCAAGAGTATGGCTGAGAATACAGAAG GGTGTCCTCCAAAACGGCGCGCCTGGGTGGCATACAGCCAGGCCCCTGGAAGTACCCACTATGACCTTAACGCCTTCCCTAAATTAAAGCGCAAGCAATCG GATCACAAAAAGAGGTCAGAACAGGGAGGGGGCGCACCACGGCCTCACCTTAGCCACACCTTGGCTCAGCAGCTACAAGAAAGTGATCCAACAGAGGGGGTGTCAGGAGGGAATCCCGAGGGGGATGAGCAGGAGGACATCCCTGCGAGGGATGAGCAGGAGGACATCCCTGTGGAGGAAAATGTG GTAccattcacagacacagacacatatcagTGTCTGTTGCTGGAGAGTGAACGTGTCTTGGTGGTTGGTGGTGGGACCATGTTTGTCCTCAACCACTACAACATGGTGACAAAGTGTTTGGAT AACGACAAACTGGTGGTTGTGGAAAGGAGGCCTGTTGTTTTTCAACAGTGCTGGTCCTACGTTTACAAATGCTCCTGCGACCATCACCATGGGAGGCTTGTGGAAGCTCTTTCCAGCAACCTTGAGCAGTCCTTTGGCG AAACCAGCTGCATCCATGTGAAGGCCCTGACACAAGTGCTGCACAACTTAAATGTGCCTGAGGTGCCTGAGGTGCCTGCGAATCAGGAAGATG GACCACTCACACAGTGA
- the LOC134087078 gene encoding uncharacterized protein LOC134087078 isoform X3, whose protein sequence is MAENTEGCPPKRRAWVAYSQAPGSTHYDLNAFPKLKRKQSDHKKRSEQGGGAPRPHLSHTLAQQLQESDPTEGVSGGNPEGDEQEDIPARDEQEDIPVEENVVPFTDTDTYQCLLLESERVLVVGGGTMFVLNHYNMVTKCLDNDKLVVVERRPVVFQQCWSYVYKCSCDHHHGRLVEALSSNLEQSFGETSCIHVKALTQVLHNLNVPEVPEVPANQEDGNVLFFFYCYFLLC, encoded by the exons ATGGCTGAGAATACAGAAG GGTGTCCTCCAAAACGGCGCGCCTGGGTGGCATACAGCCAGGCCCCTGGAAGTACCCACTATGACCTTAACGCCTTCCCTAAATTAAAGCGCAAGCAATCG GATCACAAAAAGAGGTCAGAACAGGGAGGGGGCGCACCACGGCCTCACCTTAGCCACACCTTGGCTCAGCAGCTACAAGAAAGTGATCCAACAGAGGGGGTGTCAGGAGGGAATCCCGAGGGGGATGAGCAGGAGGACATCCCTGCGAGGGATGAGCAGGAGGACATCCCTGTGGAGGAAAATGTG GTAccattcacagacacagacacatatcagTGTCTGTTGCTGGAGAGTGAACGTGTCTTGGTGGTTGGTGGTGGGACCATGTTTGTCCTCAACCACTACAACATGGTGACAAAGTGTTTGGAT AACGACAAACTGGTGGTTGTGGAAAGGAGGCCTGTTGTTTTTCAACAGTGCTGGTCCTACGTTTACAAATGCTCCTGCGACCATCACCATGGGAGGCTTGTGGAAGCTCTTTCCAGCAACCTTGAGCAGTCCTTTGGCG AAACCAGCTGCATCCATGTGAAGGCCCTGACACAAGTGCTGCACAACTTAAATGTGCCTGAGGTGCCTGAGGTGCCTGCGAATCAGGAAGATGGTaatgtactgttttttttttattgttattttttactGTGTTAG